ATTGTATCTTTTTCAGAATAAAAATCGATTATTGAAAAGAGAAGAGATTTTGAAAAAGGTTTGGAAGAGTGATGATTATTTTTCAGGAAGAAGTATGGACGTTTTTATAAGTCGATTGAGAAAGTATTTTAAGGAAGACCCTAAAATTTCTATTCAAAGCTCACGCGGAGTAGGTTTAGAATTTAAGATAGGTTAATAGGTTTTGAAGTTTGAGTTAATAATGGGTTAATGACTTCAAATAGTTTGTTTTCAGAGAGCTTAGCTAATAGTTTTGGAATGTGAAATTTTAAAAAATAACATTATGAAAACAATTCAAGCTATCTTATTTAAAGTATGTATATACCTTATGTCTACTTTATCAAATGCACAAGTGTCTGAAACTCCACAACCTCCAAGTACACCTAATAATACCCATACAGATGTTACCACTACAATTAGCAACTCTACTAGTGTTTCCAATTCAAATGATACGTATAAGTTTTATTCTAAACATGAATCTTCAAAGAAAGAAGGAGTGTTAGATATTTTAGAAGATGCTTTAGATAATATTCCTTTAACTAGAAAAGGAAGAGTTTATATTTGGAAAAAAGTAAAGCAAGGAGAAACAGTGTTTTATTGTAATTTAACCAATAATACCTTAAAAATAGTATTGGATAAGGATGAGGCATCATATAATTTCAGAAAAAAAATTAAACATTTGGGAGATGAACTAAAAAAATACATTTCTTCACATAGAGAACATCGATTTGAAAATACCTCTAATTCAGTGTCTAACGCACAAATACGAGTTGATAGAGCAAAGGAAGAGTTAAAACGTGCTATAAGGAATTTAGAAAAAGTAAAAAGGAATACGGAAAACTAGGAAATTCAAATAATTGTCAAAAACGTAATTTAAAGGCTGAAAATCAACGAATAATAATAAAAAAGTTGATTTTTAGCTTTTCTTTTTATGTATAATTCAAAATATAAACCAATTCATTTTAATAATTCAATAATAAAAATTGGAAAAATTGGGGTAATTTTAGTATTTTCGCAATCAAATAAAAAAACAAACAATGGCTAGATTTGAATTAAAATTGCCTAAAATGGGTGAAAGCGTTGCAGAAGCAACTATTACTTCATGGGTTAAAGAAGTAGGTGACACTATTGATATTGACGATACGGTGGTAGAAGTAGCAACCGATAAGGTTGATAGCGAAGTACCTAGTGAAGTAGAAGGAACCCTAGTTGAAATTTTATTTGACAAAGATGCAGTAGTACAAGTTGGTGAAACAATTGCTATTATTGAGACTGAAGGAGGAGAAGCTGTAACAGCAGTTGCAACTCCTAAGCAAGAAACTCCAAAAGAAGTAGCTCAATTAGAAGAAACAGTGGAAGCTGCAAAGGAAATGGTGAGCACTACAATTGATACTTCAAATAGTGATCGTTTTTATTCTCCTTTAGTAAAAAGTATTGCGCAGACAGAAGGTATTTCATTATCAGAATTAGAAACTATTTCAGGTACAGGAAAGGATGGAAGAGTTACTAAAAACGATATACTATCTTATATAGAAAACAGAGGAAGTCAGCCAAAACCAGCAGCAAAACCTGTTGTAGCGGCTCCGGCTCCTGTAAAAGAGGCTCCAGCTAAAGTTTCAACTCCAATCACTATGAGTGGAGAAGATGAAATTATAGAAATGACTCGTATGGGTAAATTAATTTCTAAGCACATGGTAGATTCTGTACAAACATCTGCTCATGTACAATCTTTCATAGAAATTGATGTAACTAATATTGTTAAATGGAGAAATAAGGTAAAAGATGCTTATTTAAAGAGAGAAGGAGAGAAGTTAACTTTTACTCCGATCTTAATGCAAGCAGTAGCGCAAACTATTAAGAAGTTCCCATTAATTAATATTTCTGTAGATGGTGATAAGATTATCAAGAGAGGGAATATTAATTTAGGAATGGCTGCTGCTTTACCTGATGGAAACTTAATAGTACCAGTAATTAAAAATGCAGATCAATTAAACTTAGTTGGAATGACTAAGAAGGTAAATGATTTAGCAAATAGAGCAAGAGCAAATCAGTTAAAACCAGATGAAATTCAAGGAGGTACGTACACAGTTACCAACGTAGGTAGTTTTGGATCTGTAATGGGAACTCCAATTATCAACCAACCTCAGGTTGCTATTTTAGCTTTAGGAGCTATTAGAAAAATGCCATCGGTTATCGAAACTCCTGAAGGTGATTTTATTGGAATTAGAAGCAAAATGTTTGTATCTCATTCATATGATCATAGAGTGGTAAATGGAGCTCTTGGAGGTATGTTTATCAAAACATTTAAAGAAATTTTAGAATCTTGGGATGTGAATCAAGATTTTTAAACTGAAGATATATCAAATAAAAAAGCTCACTTTATAAAGTGAGCTTTTTTATTTTTAGTAAGCTAGTAAATTTAATAGCTCTGTTTTAAATCGTTCTTTTGGCAAGTATTCTTTCTCTAGGTTTCCAGCAAAAGGAATAGGAGTTTCGATACTCGCTACTCTTTTAACAGGAGCGTCTAAATATTCAAAACAATTTTCCATAATTAAAGAAGAGATATCACTTGATACACTTCCAAATAAAGAATCCTCTTGTACAATAATCACTTTACCGGTCTTTTTAACTGAATTATATATAGTTTCCGTATCTAAAGGTTGCAATGATCTTAAATCTATTAAATCAGCAGAAATATTGTTATGTTCGTCTAAAGTGTTGAGTGCCCAGTGAACCGAAGCTCCAAAACTGATGATGGTAATATCGTTTCCTTCTTTTAATACAGAAGCCTTCCCAATAGGTAATGTGTAATAATTTGTAGGAACTTCTTGGTAAGTACTTCTATACAAAGCTTTGTGCTCAAAGAATAATACTGGGTTAGGGTCGTTTATAGCAGCAGTCAATAAACCTTTAGCATCATATGGAAATGCTGGATATATGACTTTTAGTCCTGGTGTTTTGGTAAACCAAGCTTCATTGGTTTGAGAATGAAAAGGTCCAGCACCAACTCCAGCACCGCATGGCATTCTTACCACAACATCCGCATGCTGATTCCATCTATAATGAGATTTAGCTAACAAGTTTACAATCGGGTTAAAACCAGTTGAAACAAAGTCTCCAAACTGCATTTCCATCACAGCTTTCATTCCATTTAAAGATAAACCATAGGCAGCTGAGACAATAGCAGATTCACAAATAGGTGTATTTCGAACACGTTCTTTTCCAAAAGCATCTACAAAACCTTCGGTAATCTTAAATACACCGCCGTATTCTGCAACATCTTGTCCCATAACAACTATTGAATCATCTCTTTCCATAGCTTGTCTTAAACCATTTGAAATCGCATCAATCAAACGAATATTTTCGGTTTCTTTATTAGGAGCTATGCTGCTAGGTGTAATCTTTTTAAATACATCTTCTAATTCAATTGAGATTGATGATGTAATCGCTGGTTCATCAAAGGCAATATTTAAATTGTCTTGAATTAAGTTTTTAAATTCATTTCTGAAGTTTTCATCTTGTTCATTAGTCAAAATGTTTTCAGAGATTAAGAACTCTTTGTAGTTATTCAGAGGATCTTTTAAAGCCCAGTGTTCCATTAATTCTTGTGGAACATATTTTGTACCACTAGCTTCTTCATGACCTCGCATTCTAAAGGTTTTGAATTCAATTAAAATGGGTCTAGGATTTTCTCTAATGCTTTCTGCAAGCTCAGATACTTTTGTATAGACTTCTATAATATTATTTCCATCAATGATATGTGATTCCATTCCATATCCTTTTCCTCTGTCTGCTAAATGTTCACAGTTATATTGTTCTGAAGTAGGGGTAGATAGTCCATACCCATTGTTTTCAATACAAAATAATACAGGTAAATTCCATACCGAAGCTACGTTTAAAGCCTCATGAAAATCACCTTCACTGGTTCCTCCATCACCTGTAAAGACAGCACAAACTTGATTGTTATTTTTCAATTTGTTGGCAAGAGCAATTCCATCTGCTATTCCTAATTGAGGACCTAAGTGGGAAATCATACCCACTATTTTATATTCTTGCGTACCAAAATGAAAGCTTCGATCTCTTCCTTTCGTAAAACCATTGGCTTTTCCTTGCCATTGAGAAAAAAGACGATGTAAAGGAATTTCTCTTGTTGTAAATACTCCTAAGTTTCTATGCATAGGAAGTATATATTCCTCTTTTGCTAAAACAGAAGTTACACCAACAGAAATCGCTTCTTGTCCAATACCACTAAACCATTTAGAAATTTTACCTTGTCTAAGAAGAATCAACATTTTTTCTTCAATCATTCTAGGCAACAACATCTTTTTGTAAAGTTCTAGGAGCGTTTGATTCTCTAATTTTTTTTTGTTGAATTGTATAGCTGTTTGTAGGTTATTCATATTGAATTATAAGGTTTTTAAGGAATATCAAATGTGACTAAAAAAAATATAGAATCAAAGTTATTTTAGTAATATTTCAATTTTGAAGCTTGTTTTTTGAGGTAATGTTAAAATTTGTTAAATAATTTTATTTATATGAAACTGTTAGATGGAATATAGCATACCGATATTTATGTATATTCGTGACATTAATTTAAAAAATAAAAGAATGAAAAAAATAGCACTTTTGTTATTACTTACTATGTCAATTGTAGGAATGGCACAAGAGAAAGTATTGTTACGTTTAAATTATGAAAAAGGTGATGTGTATGAAACGAAAATGCATATGAAACAGGATTTAGCTGGGATGATGGATCTAGATATAGTCATGAATATGAATATGAAAATTAATGCTATAGAAGGAGGTTTATATAACACTGAAATGAAAATTTCACATGTTACAATGAATATGACTTCACAAGGAAATACCATGAAGTATGATTCTAATGATAAAGAAGAAGACATGAATCGTTTTGCTAAAGGAGCCCATTCTAAAATGAAACCTATTTTAACATCATCAATGGAGTTTACTTATGATAAGTTAGCAGATGTAAAAGACGTAAAACTAATTTCAGGTACAGCTAGTATTGATTCATTCAAAGAAAATTCGAATACGATAGTGTACCCTAAAGAAGCGGTAGAATTAGGTACAAGTTGGAAAGAGTCTAAAACAACAAGTCAAGGGGTAAAACTGAATTATGAATATAAAGTAACTTCTATAGACGCTAATAAAGTAGTTCTTACTATTACAGGAACTATTTCTGAAATTGGTACAGGAGATTTTAATGGAAAGGCCAGTGTAGATAGAAAAACAGGAAATGTTTCAGAAATGAATGTAGATATGAATATGAATGTAATGGGGCAAAAGATAAAGCAAAATATTAGTATGACTACCACAAAAATGTAGTTTACAAAATAGCTATAAAAAATAAAAGCTCTGAAGTTATTCAGAGCTTTTATTTTTTAGTAAAGTACCACCAGTTCATATCTCTGGTTATTCTATAGCCAAGCTTTTCATATAGTTTAATAGCAGGATTTCCTTTGGTTGTGTGTAAAATAGGATGTTTTCCGTCTTTTATTATATCTTTTGTTACATGTAGTGTAAGTTGTTTAGCATAACCTCTTTTTGTAAAATCAGGATGGGTTACTACACCACTAACTTCAATAAAATCATCTGTTTGCATTCGTTGTCCAGCAATGGCTACCAATTGATTACTTTTAAAAATACCAAAGTATTTGCCCATATCAAACGTACGTTTTTTATAGTACCCTGGCATAACTAACCAAATAAGATGATAAATAGCATCTACATGTTTTTCAGTTAAAGGAACAATTTCTTCGGTAATATCAATTTCTTGTAAATTCTCTAAAACCATTTGAACTCCTTCTATTTTTTTGTCTAATGTGATTTTTGAAGTATCATATGTAGGAGTTTTATTTTCAGAAACTAGAAAAAAAGCATCAGTTAATTTGGCATATTCGTTTAAGGCATGTTTTGTTTTTTGGGTATTCGTAAATGCACCAAAGGGACATATATTAGGATCATAAAAAGTTACTTCATCATACTGAATAGCAAATTTCTTGTGTGTTTCTTTTAACGAAGACCAAACAGGGTTTTCTAGCTTATTTTTCATTATAAATGTTGTTTAGCGCAGTGCTCAAATCAGAATACATAAAAGTATACAAACTGGTAGTTTTATTCGAAGAAACCCTACTTCCTTTTAATAAAATATAAGCCATTTCCCCTAATGCTGTTTTTAAAACAAAAGAAGGTGCATTAATAGGGAATACCGTTTTTTTAATAGTTGTACCCAACGTATTTGTAAAGCTTTCATTGGTTTGATGTTCAGGAGCTACAGCATTGAAAATACCTTCAAAGTGCGTGTTTCGAATTGCTTCGAGATACAAATTACATAAATCATCAACATGAATCCAAGGAATATATTGTTTGCCATTGCCAAGAGCAGATAAAAATAAAGGCGTATTCATTTTTGATAGAGCACCTCCCGATTTAGTTAAAACAACACCTGTTCGAAGAATAGTTACAGGAATATTAATTTCCTTAAACTTAGAAGCTGCTTTTTCCCATTGTACACAAATTTTTGATATAAAGTCATTTTCAGGTTGATCGTCTTCTGTAAAAATCTTATCGGAAGTTTTGGCTCCATAATACCCAATTCCAGAGGCAGATATAAAACCTTTTAGAGGAATGTCTAATTCTTTTATTTTTTCAAATAATAAATTAGCAGATTGAACTCTACTATTTATTAGTTCTTTTTTTCTTTTAGTTGTCCAACGTTTATCAGCAATTCCAGCGCCTGCTAAATGAATTATATGAGTAACTCCAGTAAAGGCTTTTACATCAATATAATTTTCGGTAATGTTCCAATGAAATTCATTTTTGTTTTGTGGAGACCTAGTTAAAATGACAACTTCATAATTTTGTTTTTTTAAAAGTTGTTGTAATTGTTTTCCTATAAGCCCTGTTCCTCCAGTAATTAAAACTTTTACCATGTTCCTTTTTGTTTTTGATTGGCATTACATAATTCAATAATCTCCTTTATTCGTTTTTGTCTTGTAGCTACTCTTTTAGCACTAAACAACCAATACAAATAGCCTTTTCTATAAGATTTTGCAAAATTTTGATAGTTTGAATAAGCTGTAGGGTTATTATCAAAAGCTTGCTGTAAATCTTCTGGTACCACCAAATTCTCAACATCGTCTAAAGCAGACCAAGAACCGTTTTGCTTTGCTATTTCAATTGATTTTACCCCTGATTGATGCATGAGGTTGTTAGTAAGTAATTCTTTAATATATTTTTTGTTTAATGCACTCCATACACTTTTTGGTTTACGAGGACAAAAATATTGTTGTCGTTTACCATTTCCTAAACTTTTGACTGTTGAATCTATCCAACCAAAACATAAGGCAACTTTTACAGCTTCTTCCCATCGCATACTTGGAATGTTGGATTCTACCTTGTATAAAATTAAATAAACACCAGTACTTACATGATGATTTTCAAGTAACCATTCTCTCCATTCAATATCGGTTTTAAAATATAACTGAGGTCTGTTTTTACTCATGTTATCTAATAATTTTACTAGGAAAAGCAACAATACTTTCGTGTCCGTCTTCACCTACAGAGGCAATACCAAAAAAGAAATTATCAATAACAATTCCTTCTAAAGTAAATTCATTGATATCTCCAACATATCTACTATGATCCCAAGTTGGAGAAGTGGTATCTCTCCAGTAAATTTTATAGCCTTTCGCACCATTAACTTTGTCCCATTTAAGTTTTACAGAGGGTTGTACAATTCCTCCAATGGCTACATTTGTAGGAGCAGTAGGTGCACTTGCAATACTAGCCAAGTTAATTGCGTTTACGGCGGTTAATTTATTGGCATAATCAAAATTCACAAATTTAAGTTTATCACCGTACTCTATTCCGTTTTCTGTACGTATATCTTGGTGTTGCTGTGTGTAGTTTTCATGCGCTTCCATAATGCGAATCCCAGGAAATCCTATATCATTAAATGGTCTATGATGACCACCTCTTCCAAAACGATCTAAACGATACACCATTTTAGGGTTCATTTCTGGCATATACGTTTTAGTTGTTTTATAAATATATCGAGCTAATTGACGAGAGATACCATCTACTTCACCTCCATAAAAACGTCTCGCTCTTCGCTGACGTTCCGTTTCAGTAGGAGGGGTTGGTTCTGAAAAAATTCTAAAAGTTCTATTATCAATGACCCCATCAACTCCTTTAATGTTTCCAATCATATCATTATTCATCACTCCTAAAATGTTCCATCCTTTTTCTTTGGCATAAGTAGCTAGACCTTTTCCTCCAAATAGGCCTTGTTCTTCACCAGACAATCCAACATAGACAATACTATTATCAAATGAATATTTACTTAGAACACGAGCAGCTTCTATAGCTCCGGCCATTCCAGAAGCATTGTCATTTGCACCAGGAGCATCATCAGTAAAATTATTAGGATCAGAAATTCGAGAGTCTATATCACCACTCATGATGATGTAGCTATTAGGATTTTTTTTACCTCTTTGAATCGCAACGACATTAACTACCCAAACATCTTTCGTAATTCTAGCGTTCGTTCCTTTTTTGACCAAATCTTTTTGATAAAAAACCTCTAAACAATTGCCACAATCTTTAGAAATTTGATCAAATTCTGACTTGATCCATCTTCTTGCAGCACCAATTCCTCTTGTGTTAGAAAGTGTGTCACTTAAGGTATGTCTTGTACCAAAATTAGCTAATGTGGAAATATCCGCTTTTATCCTATTAGTCGATACATTGTTGATAATATCATAAATCTTAGCATCTGTTTGAGCAAACAAACAAACTGAAAGACTTAAAAAAAATAAAGTAATATAAGTTTTCATTTGAATAAGTTTTAAGGTTAACTTATTGGTTAGACGTTCTATTTTTAAATCATTTCAATATTACTTCTTAAAATGCCAAAAAGGAATTTTAGAAATAATAATGTTGGAAGTGTCCTTATTCCGAATTCGTTTACGAGTAATTTTTAAAACATGATTTCCTTCAGTCAAAGAATCAATATTGACATAGGTTTCATAGCCTAAATCTTTACGCTTGTTTTTAGTTGCAATGAATTTTGTTGAATATTTAATAGAATCAATATATATAGCAAACATTTCATTAAATGTTTTGTGATATTGATTCATTAAACTATCGCTATTCCGAGTAAAATCATCCCAAAAAAACATTCTTGACTTTAGTCCTCTAATATCTTCTTTAGGCTTTAAACTTTTATTATAGTCAAAAATTTTATCTTCTAAACGTTCATTAAAGACAATAAAAACATTAAGGTATGAATCTTTTATAACCTTAGAAGGAATGGTAGCTGTATTAATAAAATCGGTTTTATCAATAAGTTGGTCTTCGTAATTATATGGATTGGCATATACTTCAGATGACTTTCTGTCTTCTTTTAAATAATTGGATTTGTTATAAGAATATGTCGAGGAAAACAGCACAAATACATATACAGGAACTAGAATAAAGCTTAGTCTTCTTCCAAAGCGATTATCTAAAAAATTATATACTAACGGACGGTATAAAAAAGACAATGTAATAATGCTAAATACCCTGTATAAAGGAAAGTATAGTTTAGCAATCCACTTTTTCTTTTTTAAAAAACCTTGACTTATAAAATCAATGAAAGTAAAGAAAGCCCCGGCTAAAATGAATAATATAAGTGCAATACCAATAAAAACAGAAATTTTTTCCCAAATCCCATCTAAATCGGTATCCATGAAGATAAATACCGTAAACAAAATACTTAAAAGAGTAAATAGGCAAGCTAAAAAGTAGAAAATAAACAAAAAAGAGACTGCGAAAAGAATGCTACAATAATTTTCTAGATTACCGATGTATTTATCAAAAGAGCCTATTCTTTTTTGTAAATGTTTGGTGAATTTTGGTACGTATTTAAGTTCATCATAATCAATATCACCAGAAACATATCGCAACCCTAATGCTCCAATCCATAAACCACGAAGTATTACGTGTATGAGAAGATTAGATATTAAAATCCAACAAGATATTTTAATTGTATACCAAAGAATGGTTTCGGCAAGTTTACTATCGTGTTTAGCTATTTCAAAATTGGCTTCAATCGGACCAATAGCAGAAAATAAACCAAATATTGCAAAACCTGAAATCAGTAACTCTAATTGCCAACTTTCTTGTTGTAGACGGTCTAGTAAATCTTTAAAAACCGAACTGTTGTAATCTTTACTCATAGTTTGTTTAGTCTTGACCTAAAGATACATTGTTTTTTAAAGTAAAAAAAGGCCTTAAGAAGCTATATTTCTAAATTAGATTTCCCTTAGCATTTCAGTTTTATTTTTGTTTTTCCAAGTACCGCCAGTAAAATCAGGTACTTTAACAGAGCTGCTATTTTGTGCTACCGATAATTCTGAGAGGGGTGTAATAGAACTCCATAATACGCTATCGTATACATTAATATCTAAAGGTAATCCTTCATTTAAACATTTTATTAAGCGATAGATCATTACAAAATCCATTCCTCCGTGTCCAACTGAATTATCAGAAATTTGAGATTTTAACTTTGACCAAAGCGGATGATTGTACTTTTCTCGGTACATTTTATAGTGTTCTTCATCCAACCATTTATGTCCCCACCAAGCAAGTTCTTCTTCGTTTATGTATAATTTAGAAGGATAACCTTCATGAACCGCTTTTGTACCTACCAAAGTATTTAGTCTATCATAGGGTCTACCTGAGTGAACATCAAATTGTAGCATAATGGTTTTACCAAGTTTTGTTTTGATCATTGTTGTATTCATATCTCCACATTTTACATTGGCAAATTTGTCAATGTTTGCTTTTTTTGCGGCATCACTCAAGCTTTTTTCTCTTGAACTCATAGAAACTACATGATCATAGGTGTCTCCACGTCCAATATCCATATATTGACTTATAGGGCCTAATCCATGTGTCGTATAAAAATTACCGTCTTTATTTAAATGATGTTTGATTCTCCATTGATCTTCGTAATATTTTTCATCTAAAAGGTGTTTTCTTAAGTCATGAATGTAGGCTCCTTCAGCATGTGTTAAATCTCCAAAAACACCTTGATTGACCATATTTAAAACCCATAATTCTTCATTGTTGAAACAACAATTCTCCATCATCATACAATGTTTTTGTGTTCGTTCTGCAGTTTCAATAAGTTTCCAACAGTCTTCTAGCGTATAGGCAATAGGTACTTCGCAAGCAACATGTTTTCCATTTTCCATTCCGTATAGCGACATTGGAGTATGCATTTCCCATGGAGTAGCAATAATTAACAAATGAATATCATCTCGCTCAACTAGTTTTTTCCATTCGTTTGGATTCCCATAATAGGCGTGTGCTATCTTGTTATGTGTTTTTTGTAGATGTTGGTTTAGTTTATCTGTTTTTTCTTTTTTAAGATCAGAAACAGCTACGATATCCGCTTTGTCATTTTTTAGTAACCAATCGAACATTTGTATGAGCACTTGACCTCTATTACCGCAACCAATAATTCCAACATTGACTTTATCAATCTTAGGAGCGGTAAGTGCAAATGCACTTCCTTTGGCAGTTTTATTTAGAAGTTGTGAAGTGTTTTCTTCGTCTTTACAAGAAATAGTTGAAGATAATCCTAAAAATAAAGAGGCTTTCGCAGAAAGGGAAAGAAATTTTTTTCTATTCATCATAGTTTCATTAAATTGCTTTAGCTGTAGTTACTTGTAAAGGTATCAATTAATTGCTATTTTTACGGGCTAAAATTTAGTAAACGACAATAATCAACATAAAAATATATGTATAATTCAAAAATTACAGGATTAGGTTATTACGTTCCTGAAAACGTGGTAACTAACGATGATCTTACCCAGTTTATGGAAACAAGCGATGAGTGGATTCAAGAAAGAACTGGAATTAAAGAACGTCGTTGGATTGACCCTAAAACGGAGGATTCTACTTCAGTTATGGGAGCAAAGGCCGCTAAAATTGCGATTGAAAGAGCAGGTTTAACAAAAGATGATATTGATTTTATCATTTTTGCAACGTTAAGTCCTGAGTTGTATTTTCCTGGAGGAGGAGTACAAATTCAAGATTTATTAGATATGCCAACTATTGGAGCATTGGATATACGTAATCAATGTTCTGGATTTATTTACTCTTTATCAGTTGCAGATCAGTTTATTAAGACCGGGATGTATAAAAACATTCTTGTTATTGGATCTGAAAATCACTCAGGAGGTTTAGAAAAATCTACGAGAGGTAGAGGAGTGACTGTAATTTTTGGTGATGGTGCTGGAGCGGCGGTTTTATCGCGTAGTGAAGAAGAAGGAAAAGGTATTTTATCTTCTCATTTACATTCAGAAGGGAAACATGCAAAGGAATTAGCTTTGATTGGACCTTCAACAGGAAGATGGGTAGATGCAATTATGGAAGAAAATGACCCAGATGATACTTCTTATTATCCATATATGAATGGTCAGTTTGTTTTTAAACATGCTGTTGTACGTTTTTCAGAGGCCATTGTAGAAGGGTTACAGGCAAATGGATTACAAAAAGAAGATATTGATATGTTAATTCCGCATCAAGCGAATTTACGTATTGCACAGTTCATTCAAAAGAAATTCCAATTATCAGATGATAAAGTGTTTAATAACATCATGAAATATGGAAATACTACTGCAGCTTCTGTTATTATTGCTTTAACTGAAGCATGGGAGAAAGGAAAAATCAATGACGGAGATTTAGTAGTGTTGGCTGCTTTTGGAAGTGGATTTACTTGGGGATCAGTTGTGATTCGTTGGTAATTAAAAATGATAATTATAGAAAAAGCCGAAGTTTTAATCTTCGGCTTTTTTTATTAAAACATACCGCCTTGTGATTCATTACTATCTCTGTATTTTCTACTTTTTCTTTTGTTTTTACCACTTCCAAAATTATAGGAAAAACCTAAAAATATAGAATCATATTCGAGAATATATTTTCCTTTTTGCTGAAATGGATTTGTAGAAGAATAATCGAAGTTAACATTGTTAAAAATATCAGTACCTCTTAAAGTGATATTACCTTTACCATTCAATATTTTTAGTTTTCCGGCAATATTTACCATAGTGTATGGTTGTATAGTGTATTGGACATTTTGACTCTTACCTCTATGAATCGTTGAGAGTTGAAAACTTAACTTTTTAGAAACTTTGAAAGAGTTACTAATTCTCCCTTTAATAATGGTGTTTTTGATCATTTCGAAGTGTGAGTTTAAGACGCCTTGAGAATCTTGAATATAAGTTTCAAAAGAAGGTCTTATGGTCCACCATTTTTGCAGTTTGTAACTTCCAGAAATCTCAAAGCCATAACTATCTGCAAAATCATAATTAGTAAAAGAAGAAATTAACAGCTCTGAATTAGCCATATCTCTTTGTAATATACGACCAATTTTATCATTCGTTCTTCTGTAAAATGTACCTATTGATAGATAGCCTTTATTAATTGTTTTTGTATAATTAAGTTCTATTGAATTGGTGAATTGTGGAGTAATATTAATGTTTCCTTTTGCAATCGTAAGGGGAGAGGCCCATTC
The sequence above is a segment of the Tenacibaculum sp. 190130A14a genome. Coding sequences within it:
- a CDS encoding Gfo/Idh/MocA family protein translates to MMNRKKFLSLSAKASLFLGLSSTISCKDEENTSQLLNKTAKGSAFALTAPKIDKVNVGIIGCGNRGQVLIQMFDWLLKNDKADIVAVSDLKKEKTDKLNQHLQKTHNKIAHAYYGNPNEWKKLVERDDIHLLIIATPWEMHTPMSLYGMENGKHVACEVPIAYTLEDCWKLIETAERTQKHCMMMENCCFNNEELWVLNMVNQGVFGDLTHAEGAYIHDLRKHLLDEKYYEDQWRIKHHLNKDGNFYTTHGLGPISQYMDIGRGDTYDHVVSMSSREKSLSDAAKKANIDKFANVKCGDMNTTMIKTKLGKTIMLQFDVHSGRPYDRLNTLVGTKAVHEGYPSKLYINEEELAWWGHKWLDEEHYKMYREKYNHPLWSKLKSQISDNSVGHGGMDFVMIYRLIKCLNEGLPLDINVYDSVLWSSITPLSELSVAQNSSSVKVPDFTGGTWKNKNKTEMLREI
- a CDS encoding M28 family metallopeptidase; the protein is MKTYITLFFLSLSVCLFAQTDAKIYDIINNVSTNRIKADISTLANFGTRHTLSDTLSNTRGIGAARRWIKSEFDQISKDCGNCLEVFYQKDLVKKGTNARITKDVWVVNVVAIQRGKKNPNSYIIMSGDIDSRISDPNNFTDDAPGANDNASGMAGAIEAARVLSKYSFDNSIVYVGLSGEEQGLFGGKGLATYAKEKGWNILGVMNNDMIGNIKGVDGVIDNRTFRIFSEPTPPTETERQRRARRFYGGEVDGISRQLARYIYKTTKTYMPEMNPKMVYRLDRFGRGGHHRPFNDIGFPGIRIMEAHENYTQQHQDIRTENGIEYGDKLKFVNFDYANKLTAVNAINLASIASAPTAPTNVAIGGIVQPSVKLKWDKVNGAKGYKIYWRDTTSPTWDHSRYVGDINEFTLEGIVIDNFFFGIASVGEDGHESIVAFPSKIIR
- a CDS encoding beta-ketoacyl-ACP synthase III, with the translated sequence MYNSKITGLGYYVPENVVTNDDLTQFMETSDEWIQERTGIKERRWIDPKTEDSTSVMGAKAAKIAIERAGLTKDDIDFIIFATLSPELYFPGGGVQIQDLLDMPTIGALDIRNQCSGFIYSLSVADQFIKTGMYKNILVIGSENHSGGLEKSTRGRGVTVIFGDGAGAAVLSRSEEEGKGILSSHLHSEGKHAKELALIGPSTGRWVDAIMEENDPDDTSYYPYMNGQFVFKHAVVRFSEAIVEGLQANGLQKEDIDMLIPHQANLRIAQFIQKKFQLSDDKVFNNIMKYGNTTAASVIIALTEAWEKGKINDGDLVVLAAFGSGFTWGSVVIRW